Proteins found in one Colius striatus isolate bColStr4 unplaced genomic scaffold, bColStr4.1.hap1 scaffold_35, whole genome shotgun sequence genomic segment:
- the LOC133629249 gene encoding LOW QUALITY PROTEIN: Ig heavy chain Mem5-like (The sequence of the model RefSeq protein was modified relative to this genomic sequence to represent the inferred CDS: inserted 1 base in 1 codon) — translation MAAGPGPWLLGSGLALGPAGVWAQLRLVEAGGGQRAPGDSVLLSCRGHGFNFGTCAIRWYRQAPGGRLEWVSFISPSSSLIQHAPAVNGRASVSRDNSRFRTALSLSALSPQDSARYFCAVRWWGLSVRTDKLIFGSGTTLTVEPNNIRSSDPQVIVMKSXKLEEDGNTEKVACLARKFYTKNVILEVSSNEVIYEQNTPVLTSEGLYDTIKVVSATKGTEVACTAKHDGKEALLEKEAEESVTGNICNTTDISMQDAEGEKTNMLSVTVLGLRVLLAKSIAFNALMSIKLFLF, via the exons atggcggccgggccggggccgtggctgctgggctcGGGCTTGGCCTTGGGGCCGGCAG gcgtgtgggcgcagctgaggctggtggaggccGGCGGAGGGCAGCGAGCGCCCGGGGACTCCGTGCTCCTCTCCTGCCGCGGACACGGCTTCAACTTCGGGACATGCGCAATAAGATGGTACCGTCAGGCACCCGGAGGCAGGCTGGAGTGGGTGTCCTTTATCTCCCCTAGTTCATCACTGATTCAACATGCACCGGCAGTGAATGGTCGAGCCTCTGTGTCCCGGGACAATTCCCGGTTTAGGACAGCTCTGTCTCTAAGTGCCCTGAgcccacaggactctgcccgcTACTTCTGTGCTGTTC GCTGGTGGGGTCT CAGTGTGAGGACAGATAAGCTTATTTTTGGAAGTGGGACGACTCTCACAGTTGAGCCAA acaaCATAAGGAGTTCTGACCCACAAGTCATTGTGATGAAGT AGAAACTGGAAGAAGATGGCAACACCGAGAAAGTAGCTTGTTTGGCAAGGAAGTTCTATACAAAGAATGTCATCTTGGAGGTGTCCTCTAATGAAGTCATATATGAGCAAAATACCCCCGTTTTGACATCAGAAGGGTTGTACGATACCATTAAGGTGGTCAGTGCAACAAAAGGCACAGAGGTGGCTTGCACAGCCAAACACGATGGCAAAGAAGCATTGCTAG aaaaggaggctgaagaatCAGTAACAGGGAACATTTGCAACACCACAGACATCTCTATGCAAG ATGctgaaggggagaaaacaaacatgctcTCTGTGACTGTGTTGGGCTTGAGAGTCCTGCTGGCAAAAAGTATTGCCTTCAATGCACTCATGAGCatcaagctgtttcttttctga